A single genomic interval of Lathyrus oleraceus cultivar Zhongwan6 chromosome 7, CAAS_Psat_ZW6_1.0, whole genome shotgun sequence harbors:
- the LOC127105250 gene encoding protein PHLOEM PROTEIN 2-LIKE A1 has translation MGASLSELEQQHQHPQTHHHSQSQPQQKHHQPNEPTKNKEELRLSSTRENLLLSPQQNIEPSRKGPAVKAKYETQSAQLSFPHNFEHILRDADSPVDRSFKEKMFDRLHAGVFLHDKTKKYWVEKKTNANCFMLYARALSITWAENPIYWKWIQQKDASDGMSEVAELKRVCWLEVHGKFDTRKLSPGILYQVSFYVMLKDPAQGWELPINVRLVLPGGKKQQHKVNLMEMLRGRWIEVPVGEFVACEKDGGEMEISLFEYDGGMWKQGLVIKGIAIKPKE, from the exons ATGGGGGCTTCTCTATCAGAGCTAGAGCAGCAGCACCAACATCCTCAAACACATCATCATTCACAGTCACAGCCACAACAAAAGCATCACCAACCAAATGAACCAACCAAAAATAAGGAAGAACTACGATTATCTTCCACAAGGGAAAACTTGTTGCTGTCTCCTCAACAAAACATAGAACCCTCCAGAAAGGGCCCAGCTGTAAAAGCCAAATATGAGACTCAATCAGCACAACTAAGTTTTCCTCACAACTTTGAGCACATATTAAGGGATGCAGACTCACCAGTTGATAGATCTTTCAAGGAAAAGATGTTTGATCGACTACATGCTGGTGTGTTCTTGCATGATAAAACTAAG AAATATTGGGTTGAGAAGAAAACCAACGCCAACTGTTTTATGTTGTATGCAAGAGCACTATCAATCACTTGGGCAGAGAATCCAATTTACTGGAAATGGATACAGCAAAAAGATGCAAG CGACGGGATGAGTGAGGTAGCTGAACTGAAGAGAGTTTGTTGGCTAGAAGTGCATGGAAAATTTGACACTAGAAAGCTTTCACCAGGAATTTTATATCAAGTTTCATTTTATGTAATGTTGAAAGATCCGGCTCAGGGTTGGGAACTTCCGATAAATGTGAGACTTGTTCTTCCAGGAGGAAAGAAGCAGCAACACAAGGTGAATTTAATGGAGATGTTAAGGGGAAGGTGGATAGAGGTTCCGGTTGGTGAGTTTGTAGCATGTGAGAAAGATGGTGGTGAGATGGAGATATCTTTGTTTGAATATGATGGTGGTATGTGGAAGCAGGGGCTTGTCATCAAAGGCATTGCAATCAAACCAAAAGAATGA
- the LOC127102968 gene encoding uncharacterized protein LOC127102968 — MGGSKASSTSEVGNGLPRCGCNETMKLLVSKSIENPGRKFWKCRNYMNGCGLFLWDDLVSEFAVKETNPSGCRQCEVNKAYLIEFAKEIVEEIDCRVGKLNKLEKLKKKIAMEKRKNLWLMFVIGLSWMLIAAMVKLV; from the exons ATGGGTGGCAGCAAGGCATCTTCCACGAGTGAAGTTGGAAACGGCTTACCAAGATGTGGATGCAATGAAACCATGAAGTTGTTGGTCTCCAAGTCAATTGAAAACCCCGGTCGCAAATTTTGGAAATGCAGGAATTATATG AATGGGTGCGGTTTATTTTTGTGGGATGATTTGGTCAGTGAGTTTGCAGTGAAAGAAACCAATCCGTCCGGATGCCGCCAATGTGAAGTCAACAAGGcttatttgattgaatttgcTAAAGAGATTGTTGAGGAGATAGATTGCAGAGTCGGAAAGCTTAACAAGTTAGAAAAACTGAAGAAAAAGATTGCAATGGAAAAGAGGAAAAATTTATGGTTAATGTTTGTAATTGGTCTGTCATGGATGTTGATAGCAGCTATGGTTAAGTTAGTCTAA